The Gopherus evgoodei ecotype Sinaloan lineage unplaced genomic scaffold, rGopEvg1_v1.p scaffold_86_arrow_ctg1, whole genome shotgun sequence nucleotide sequence GCaggctgtggggtgcagggggtacaGTCAGGGTGTAGCACAAGGGAGGGATTGTAGCACAAGGCAGAGATTGTAGCAGGCTGTGGGGGTGTAGGGGGTACAGTCGGGTGAGGGTACAAAGGAGGGGTTGTAGCAGGCTGTGGGGTGAAGGGGGTACAGTCGGGTTGGGGGTACAAAGGAGGGGTTGCAGCAGGGTGTGAGGGCGCAGGGGGTACAGTCGGGTTGGGAGTACAAAGGAGAGGTTGTAgcaggctgtgggggtgcagggggtacaGTCGGGGTGGGAGTACAAAGGAGGGGTTGTAgcaggctgtgggggtgcagggggtacaGTCGGGGTGGGAGTACAAAGGAGGGGTTGTAgcaggctgtgggggtgcagggggtacaCTCGGGTTGGGGGTACAAAGGAGGGGTTGTagcagggtgtggggtgcagggggtacaCTCGGGGTGGGATATAAGGGAGGGGTTATAGCAGGCTGTGGGGGCGCAGGGGGTACAGTCGGGTGAGGGTATAAAGGAGGGGTTGTAGCAGGCTGTGGGGGTTCGGGGGTACAGTCGGGGTGGGATATAAGGGAGGGGTTATAGCaggctgtgggggagcagggggtacAGTCGGGTGAGGGTATAAAGGAGGGGTTGTagcagggtgtggggtgcagggggtacaGTCGGGTTGGGGGTACAAAGGAGGGGTTGTAGCAgggtgtgggggagcagggggtacAGTCAGGTGAGGGTATAAAGGAGGGATTGTAGCAGGCTGTTGGGGCAGGATATGAGGGAGGGGTTATAGCAGGCTGTGGGGGTTCAGGGGGTACAGTTGGGTTGGGGGTACAAAGGAGGGGTTGTAGCAGGGTGTGGGTGCAGGGGGTACAGTCAAGTGAGGGTATAAAGGAGGGGTTGTAGTAGGCTGTGGGGATTCAGGGGGTACAGTCGGGGTGGGATATAAGGGAGGGGTTATAGCaggctgtgggggagcagggggtacAGTCGGGTGAGGGTATAAAGGAGGGGTTGTAGCAGGGTGTGGGGGTTCAGGGGGTACAGTTGGGGTGGGATATAAGGGAGGGGTTATAGCAGGCTGTGGGGGCGCAGGGGGTACAGTCGGGTGAGGGTATAAAGGCGGGGTTGTAGCAGGCTGTTGGGGCGGGATATGAGGGAGGGGTTATAGCAGGCTGTCGGGGTTCAGGGGGTACAGTTGGGTTGGGGGTACAAAGGAGGGGTTGTAGCacggtgtgggggtgcagggggtacaGTTGGGGTGGGATATAAGGGAGGGGTTATAGCAGGCTGTGGGGGCGCAGGGGGTACAGTCGGGTGAGGGTATAAAGGAGGGGTTGTAGCAGGCTGTTGGGGCGGGATATGAGGGAGGGGTTATAGCAGGCTGTCGGGGTTCAGGGGGTACAGTTGGGTTGGGGGTACAAAGGAGGGGTTGTAGCAGGCTGTGGGGGTTCAGGGGTACAGTCAGGGTGGGATATAAGGGAGGGGTTATAGCaggctgtgggggagcagggggtacAGTCGGGGGAGGGTATAAAGGAGGGGTTGTAGCAGGCTGTTGGGGCGGGATATGAGGGAGGGGTTATAGCAGGCTGTGGGGGTTCAGGGGGTACAGTTGGGTTGGGGTACAAAGGAGGGGTTGCagcagggtgtggggtgcagggggtacaCGCGAGAGGTGCAGTAGGGGGGTACAGGCAGGAGGCGGTGCACAACGGGGCGCATGAGAggtcagcagggctggggggaaggtatGTGGGAGAATCGGGGAGCAGGGGAGATAGAAGGGGTGAAGGTAGTGGGGTCTGTGGTGGGGCTGCATTGAGGGTTATGGGGTGCATTGGGGTGCATGTATGGGTGCactggggtgcagtggggcaTACGGGGGGCTGCATTGGAGGCATATGAGGGGAGGCAGGCGGAAGCAAGGGGGCACTTTTAACCCTTTGACAtcaggagggggcggggggagtggggggtgtgacagcaggggaggggggtgtgacagtggggtgggggcaggggggtgtgacagcgagagcagcagcaggggggtgcaagggggcagcaggggggtgcagTGATGTTGTGAGGGGGGCACTGGCCGGGATCCTCCCCCCCCGGGCGGTCTCCACACGCACCCaaggtccccccccccacaggaccCTGCCCTCCACAGCCCAGACACCCCCTTACCGGGGATCCCCAATGCCCTGGCCAACCCCTCAGTACCCTACACTTTCCCCACGGGGGGAGGAAGCTGGGAATGGCTcagggacccccccacacacggGGGGGGCCAGAGAGGGGGTGCTGGGGAGACCTTGGGCtgacaggaggtgctgggggaagaaagggggtgACCCGGAGGGGCATCCCAGGACTACCTGTGCTCGGAGGGGGACGCGGGAGAtacggggggggggtcccctACCTTTGCTGCTCGCAGCCACTGGTGGAGGGAGGCGGGGGTCCCGGGAGTGACTGGACAGGGCAGCGGGGCtccaggggggtgaggggaactggggggggggttgcaggagCAGATGGGAGGGGACCCCAGGGGGTGACAGGAGCCGAGGGGCACGGGGAGAACACTGGGGCGAGCGGGGTGTGcgaggggggcagcaggtgctggggggtgacAGGatcgggggggcacaggggggatgctggggggagcagggtgtgcgagggggtggcaggagcaggggggcacaggggggacgctggggggagcagggtgtgcgagggggtggcaggagcaggggggcacaggggggacgctggggggagcagggtgtgCGAGGGGGTGACAGGAGCCGGGGGACACAGGGGGGacgctggggggagcagggtgtgcgagggggtggcaggagcaggggggacgctggggggagcagggtgtgCGAGGGGGTGGCAGGAGTAGGGGGGCACAGGGGGCACAGGGGGAGCTGGGTGTGCGAGGGggcggcaggggctgggggggcccgGGGGGGCTCCAGGAGCggggggccccaggggtgggtGACAGGAGCCGCAGGGTCACGGGGGGGGGCTAGGGGCGGTGGGAGGGCCCCGCAGGGGGACATGGGGGGCTCTAAGAGCGctggggggtcccggggggcaagAGGCTCGGGGAACCCCGAGGGGGGGGTCCTGGGGCGCGGGCGGAGAAGGGCGCGGGGGGGCCCGAGGAAACAGGGGGGGCCCCGAGGGGGGCTCTGCGGCGCGGGCGGAGAGAGGCGCGGGGGGGCCCGAGGGGGGGTCCCGGGGCACAGGGGGGTTCGAGGGGGGGTCCCGAAGGGCAAGAGGCTCGGGGGACCCCGAGGGGGGGTCCCGGGGCGCGGGCGGAGAGGGGACGCGGGGGGTCCGAGAGGGGGTCCCGGGGCACAGGGGGGTTCgagggggggtcccggggggacGGGAGAAGAGGTGCGTGGGGGCCCGAGGGGGGCCCCAGGAAACAGGGGGGTCCAAGGGGGGGCCAGGGGCGCGGGGGGGCCAGGAAACAGGGGGGCCCTGGGGCGCAGGCGGAGAGGGGCGCGGGGGGGCCTGAGGGGGGGCCCGAGGGGGGCCCTGGGGCGCGGGCGGAGAGAGGCGCGGGGGGCTCCGAGGGGGGGTCCCGGGGCGCAGGGGGGTTTGAGGGGGGCTCCCGAGGGGGACGGGAGAAGAGAGGTGCGTGGGGGCCCGAGGGGGGCCCAAGGGGGGGCCAGGGGCGCGGGGGGCCAGGAAACAGGGGGGCCCGAGGGGGGCCCTGGGGCGCTGGCGGAGAGGGGCGCGGGGGGGCCCGAGGGGGGGCCCCAGGAAACAGGGGGGCCCGAGGGGGGCCCTGGGGCGCGGGCGGAGGGAGGCGCGGGGGGGCCCGAGGGGGGGCCCCAGGAAACAGGGGGGCCCGAGGGGGGCCCTGGGGAGCGGGCGGAGGGAGGCGCGGGGGGCTCCgaggggggtcccgggggggccggtcggtacctgggctccccgcggccgCCGCAGCCCAAGATGGAGGCGCCGCCCCGGCCCGTCCCGCCCAGCAGCAGCCGCGGCGCTGGCGTGTGAAGGCTCCgctccggcccggccccgccccgagCCCGGCCtgcgtcacacacacacacacacacacacacacacaacacacacacacacaccggcctgcgtcacacacacacacacacacacacaccgacacacacacacaacccgacACACACAACTCGGCCtgcgtcacacacacacacacaccgacacacacacacaacccgacACACACAACTCGgcctgtgtcacacacacacaccgacacacacacacaacccgacacacacacaccccacacaacccgacacacacaccctggcctgcgtcacacacacacaccccgacacacacacacaacccgacacacacacaccggcctgcgtctctcacgcacacacacacacacaccgacacacacacactccgacacacacaccccggcctgcgccacacacacacacacaccccgacacacacacacactccgacacacacaccccggcctgcgtcacacacacacacaccccgacacacacacacaacccgacACACACAACTCAgcctgtgtcacacacacacacacaccgacacacacacacaccgacacacacacacacacagcccaacacacacacaacctgacacacacaccccggcctgcgtcacacacacacacacccaacacacacacgcaacccgacacacacaccccggcctGCGTCACacgcacacccacacccaccgaCACAAACACACAACCCGGCCtgcgtcacacacacacacaccgacacacacacacaacccagcttgcgtcacacacacacacactgacacacacacaacccgacacacacaccccggcctgcgtcacacacacacacaccgacacacacacacaccccggcctgcgtcacacacacacacacaacccgacacacacacccctgcctgcgtctcacacacgcgcacacacacacacacacacactccccgacacacacacaacccaacacacacaccccggccTGAGTCACACAAACACACCtcgacacacacaccccggcctGCGTCACACACAACCAcacaccgacacacacacacaactcgacacacacaccccggcctgcgtcacacacacacatacgcaccccgacacacacaccggcctgtgtcacacacacacacaacccaacaCACAACCCGGCCtgcgtcacacacacacacacaccccgacacacacaccccggcctGCGTCACACACACACCGACACACCGACACACACAACCCGACACACACCCCCCGGCCtgcgtcacacacacacaccgacacacacacacacacacacagcccaacacacacacacaacctgacacacacaccccggcctgcgtcacacacacacacacacacacccaacacacacacgcaacccgacacacacaccccggcctGCGTCACacgcacacccacacccaccgaCACAAACACACAACCCGGCCtgcgtcacacacacacacacacacacaccgacacacacacacaccccagcttgcgtcacacacacacacactgacacacacacaacccgacacacacaccctggcctgcgtcacacacacacaccgacacacacacacacacaccccggcctgcgtctcacacacacacacacacacacacacacacacaacccgacacacacacccctgcctgcgtctcacacatgcgcacacacacacacacactccccgacacacacacaacccgacacacacaccccggcctgtgtcacacacacacacacaccaacacacacacaacccgacacacacaccccggcctgtgtcacacacacacagacacacacaccccggcctgcgtcacacacacacacataccccggcctgcatcacacacacacacacacaaaccaacacacacacacaacccgacacacacaccccggcctgcatcacacacacacaacccgacacacacaccccggcctgcgtcacacacacagacacaacccgacacacacaccccggcctgcgtcacacacacacacatcccaacacacacacaacccgaCACACACCCCGGCCTgcgtgacacacacacaccccaacacacacacaacccgacacacacaccctggcctgcgtgacacacacacaccccgacacaCAAGccgacacacatacacaccctggCCTGCATCACCGATACACAACCTGACACACTCAGAAcccgacacacacaccccggcctgcgtcacacacagacacacaacccgacacacacaccccagcctgcGTCACACACACACCGACACACAAcccgacacacacaccccaacctgcgtcacacacacacacactgacagacacacaacccgacacacacaccctggcctgcgtcacacacacacaacctgacacacacaccagcctggtcacagacacacacataccaacaacctgacacacacaccccgatacacacacacacactggcctgCCTCACACCTACACCCACACCGGCTGCGTCACACACACTGGCTTGCATCACACTCACACGCACCGGCCTGCATCacacacccagacacacacacgcagacaactgcctgtcacacacacacatacacacacgcaccggcctgtgtcacacacacacacacacacagatacacaacaGCCTGTGTGACatacccagacacacacacaaacagcagCCTGTCAGACACACACATATAGACACACACCGGCCTGTGTCACactcagacacagacacacacacacataacagCCTATCAGAGTcggatatacacacacacgcacagagacACCCTGGCCTGCGTCacacacccagacacacacaccatcctgtcacacacacaaacacagacacacacacacatatagacaCACACCGGCCTCCCCGCACTCATACCTAAACACACAGACACCCCGGCCTGCGTCACACACCCAGAGACACACACAAGCCagtcagaaacacacacacatacacaaacacatacagacacacactggCCTGCATCACACatgcagagacacacacacgcCTGCATCacacacccagacacacacaccagtctgtcacacacacacacacacacataccagccTGCGTCACATACCCAGACATACACCTCAGCCTGCATCAGACACCCAGAGAGACACACATCAGCctgtcagacacacacacagacgcacacaaatacatacagacacacactggCCTGCGTCACACACCCAgaggcacacatacacacatcagCCAGACAcgcccgcacacacacacaagcctgcGTCACACACACCCACCGGCCTGTcaggcagacacacacagacacagccctgcgtcacaccacacagacacacacacatacacaaacctgTGTCACGCGCACACACCCTGAAACACACAGACACGAGCCTGCAtctcacacagacacactcacacacacacacagggctgcaTCACCCAGAGACATAGACACGTACCCAGAGACCTGCCCAGCACCTGGTGCACACTCACACTGACACACTTGCAGGCCTGCgtcacgtgcacacacacactccaacatacacagacacacacagatggGCCTATGTCaagcacacacactcacaggcctgcattgcacacacacacacagactcctggatcacacacatacacacacagaggtcTGGATCACATGtgggtgtacacacacacacggaggcctggattgtgtgtgtgcacaccgaCACACATGGCCCTGGattacacatgcatacacacacactagCCTGGATCATGTGCACACATTCTCAGACACACCCAAAGGCCTGcatcacgcacacacacacacagacatctgcctggatcacacacacacacacacacacacacacaccgtggcCTGgatcacacccacacacacacagtggcctGGAtcacatgcgtgcacacacagcagcctggatcacacacacacacagaggccttGTGTGTGTTGGTATGTATGTgagctaaacacacacacacacacacacacacacacacacacacacacacacctgaaggGGGCTAGATCTCACACAGAGTCCTTCTTCTGTCTAACATGCACAGGCCTAGATCACAcgtacaacccccccccccccccccccgccaatgtCACACACACGCAGGCCTCGATATCAGACACACACAAAGGTACAGGTCcagctcacagacacacacagcctaAATCCTACACACACTGgcctagatctctctctctcacacacacacacacacacacatcctctcCAGCAgggaacatctctctctctcataccccCCCCCCAGATCCCTCTCCACATACAGGcacaaatcacacacacacacacacacacacagaggcctaGAACTCTCTGTGTGTCTCTCACTCACACAGGCCTAAATATGGCATCACACAACACAGAGGCCTAGATATCAGAAACACAAGGGCCTAGACAAACACAGAGGCctagaactctgtgtgtgtgtgtgtgtctctctctctctcacacacacaccccccaattTTTTCTCACACACAGGCCTAAATATGGCAGATCAGAAACACAAGGGCCTAGACAAACACAGAGGCctagaactctgtgtgtgtgtgtgtgtctctctctctctcacacacacacacacacattttttctcaCACACAGGCCTAAATATGGCAGATCAGAAACACAAGGGCCTAGACAAACACAGAGGCCTAGCTCTCACAGAGCCctagatcacacacacacacacacacacacacacacacacacacacacacacacacacagagaggccTAGATATCTCACTCACAGACACACAAAGGCCTAGATAtcagatagatacacacacacacacacactagatctcacacacacacatgctcatctttctttctcacacacaACTCTAAATAGCTCACCCCTGCGCAGACAGAGGCCGAGGTATTGGAAACACAAAAGTCTAGACAAAGACACAGGCCtagatctcacacacacaccggcctagatcacacacacacagaagcctATATCATACACACACGCATAGAAGccaagatcacacacacacacactctggccTGGATATCACATATACACAGAGgccttgatctctctctctcacacacacacacacaggccaatTTCACACACAGAGGCTTAGATCACACATGGAGAGGCCTAGATCATACACACAGAGGCCTAGATCTTACACAAACAATGGCCTAgatgacacacatacacacacacagaggcctaGATCACACACACATgcctagatctctctctctcacatacacacccaCAGCTAAATCACACCCACCAAGTACATCATATATACGACACtttgctctctgtctctctcacacacacacactcccccaaaTCTCTGTCTCATGCACCCAGAGGCCTGGATCCGCCTCCCACACGcacgtgtgcacgcacacacatctAGCGCCATCTCtcacacgtgtgcacacacacacgtgccCAGAGGCCTGGATGTGTCTCTcaaatgtgtgcatgcacacacacacacaaacatctcACACGTACACACAGACCCAAATTACCCAGCAACACTAGAGGCCTCGACACCCCCTAGAGACACCCCCGGATCTCCCACAGGCCCAGATTGCACACTCACAACACACACATCAGGTTGCACACTcatacacacccacccaccaggTTGcacgtgtgtacacacacacccgTGCCTACCTCCTGTCACGGCCCAGTCAGTGCCTCCAAATCCCAACCCCCATAGCAATAAGCCCAACgaggggggggagcagggcagggctgacaTCATCTATGATGGAGGTGATGTCATAGAGCCATGTGGGTGACATCACAATTCCCCGGGgagctgagcagcagctgcaggaccTGCCTGAGTCCTCCCCGTGGGGGATTCGCACACAGGCAGTGGGGGCACGAGTCAGGCCCCACCCTGACCCCAGACCGAGGCCAAAGGTGGGGGCCACACACAGGACTGGAGGGGTGGCGCGGGCggctggacagacagacggaggCGGGGCCACATATGGGACCAGACGGGAGGCGCGGGtggctggacagacagatggaggcGGGGCCACGTATGGGACCGGACGGGTGGCGCGGGcggctggacggacagacggaGGCGGGGCCACGTATGGGACCAGAGGGGAGGCGCGGGCGGCTGGACAGACACGGAGGCGGGGCCACATATGGGACCGGACGAGTGGCGTGGGcggctggatggacagacggagGCGGGGCCACGTATGGGACCAGACGGGAGGCGCGGGCggctggacagacagacggaggCGGGGCCACGTATGGGACCAGACGGGAGGCGCGGGtggctggacagacagatggaggcGGGGCCACGTATGGGACCGGACGGGTGGCGCGGGcggctggacggacagacggaGGCGGGGCCACGTATGGGACCAGAGGGGAGGCGCGGGCGGCTGGACAGACACGGAGGCGGGGCCACATATGGGACCGGACGGGTGGCGTGGGcggctggatggacagacggagGCGGGGCCACGTATGGGACCAGACGGGAGGCGCGGGCGGCTGGACAGACACGGAGGCGGGGCCACATATGGGACCGGACGGGTGGCGTGGGCagctggatggacagacggagGCGGGGCCACGTATGGGACCAGACGGGAGGCGCGGGCGGCTGGACAGACACGTAGGCGGGGCCACATATGGGACCAGACGGGTGGCGTGGGcggctggacggacagacggaGGCAGGGCCGCGGACGGGACCAGACGGGAGGCGTCTGGACAGATAGACGGAGGCGGGGCCACGTACGGGACCGGACGGGAGGCGCGGGcggctggacggacagacggaGGCGGGGCCACGTATGGGACGGGACGGGAGACTCCTAGATGGACAGATAGAGACAGGGGCCGCGGACAGGACCGGACGGGAGGCGCGGGcggctggacggacagacggaGGCGGGGCCACGTATGGGACCGGACGGGAGACTCCTAGATGGACAGATAGAGACAGGGGCCGCGGACGGGACCGGACGGGAGGCGCGGGcggctggacggacagacggaGGCGGGGCCACGTATGGGACCGGACGGGAGACTCCTAGATGGACAGATAGAGACAGGGGCCGCGGACGGGACCGGACGGGAGGCGCGGGcggctggacggacagacggaggtggggtgggtggatgggggtagatagggatgggtggatggagggggCTAGATGGGGATGGACAGATGGCGTGGGTGGACGGGGTGAGATGGGAACGGACGGACGGACGCAGTGGTAGGGGGTAAATGGAGATGGCCGCATGGGGTAGATGGAAGGACAGATGGGTGGATGGGGTAGATGGGGATGGACAGAGAGACAGacggggtgggtggatggggctggacagacagacggggtgggtggatgggggtaggtggggatggacagacagacagacgggggaTGGATAGGGCAGACGGGgctggacagacagatggggtgggtggatggggataggtggggatggacagacagacagacggggggtggatggggcagatggggctggacagacagatggggtggatgggggtagGTGGAGaaggacagacagatggggaatgGATGGGGCAGATGGGgttggagagacagacagacggggAGTGGATGGGGGTAGATGCTCATTGGGGGGGTGCACATCGGGCCGACGCCCcgttcactccccctcccccttctctcccccaggcTGCGGCGTGAGTCCCGCCCCCCGCCGGGCATGCAGCCCCCCAGGGCCCCCCCGCCGCTGGCCGCCCTGCTGCGCTCCTCCCGCCCCGGCTCCCCCGCGGCCCCGCCCGGCCGCCCCCCCTGGCGCCGGTACCGCCTCTCGGAGAGCATGAAGGGGCTGCTGGTGGCCCTGCTGGGGGGCGGGCTGCCGGCCGGCTTCGTGGCCCCCTTCGCCCGCATGGCCCACGAGGCCTCTGCCATCCCCTCGCTGGAGATCCTGCTGGTCCGCTGCCTTTTCCACCTGGCCTTCGCCTGCCGCCTCCGCTGGCTCCGGGCCCCGCTGCTCGGCCCCGGCTCGGCCCGGCGCCGCCTCCTGCTCCACGCCACCGCCAACGTCCTCTCCGTGGCCTGCGCCTACAGCGCCTTCGTGGCCGTGCCCAGCGCCAACGCCGCCACCGTCCGCAAGGGCTGCTCCACCCTGGGCTCGGCCCTGCTGGGCCTGTGCCTGGACAGCCGCCCGCTGAGCGGCTACGACTGGTTCGGCCTGCTGGGCAGCACCTTGGGGCTGCTGATCATGGTGGTGCCGGATCTGCTCAGCCTGGACCCCAGCACCCGCCTGGCCGACGCCTTCGGCTATGCCCTGGCCTGCCTGGGCGGCGTGGCCTTGGCCCTGGGCTTGGCCATCTTCCGGGCCTTGGATTTCCCGGCCAAGCTGCCCACGGCGGCGTTCGCCTTCGGGGCGCTGGGGGGCCTGGTGTGCGCCCCGGCCATGTTCCTGCTGCAGGAACCGGTGCTGCCGGCCGAGCCGCTCACCTGGAGCTGCACGGTGGCCGTCGGGGTGCTGGCCGTGGCCTCCTTCCTGTGCGCCAGCCACGCCGTGACGCTGGCCCACCCGGCCCTGGTGTGCGCGGTGCTGCACTCCGAGGTGGTGGTGACGCTGGCCGTGCAGTACTACGTGCTGCGGGAGGCCGTGACCCCCTTCGACGTCATGGGGGCCGGCGTCATCCTCGGGAGCATCTCCATCATCGCCGCCCAGAACGTCAGCTGCCACCCGCGGGTCGAGGAGGGcgaggaggggtgagggggggacCAGGCCGGGCTGGGGCCCTGTGCCCCGTGGATGCAACCGGAGACACCCAGGTACCAGGCCGGGCTGGGGCCCTCCGCCCCATGGACACAGCCGGAGACCCCTATGTACCAGGCCGGGCTGGGGCCCTCTGCCCCATGGACACAGGCAGAGACCCCTATGTACCAGGCCGGGCTGGGGCCCTCCGCCCCATGGACACAGCCAGAGACCCCCAGGTACCAGGCCGGGATGGGGCCCTCCGCCCCCTGGACACAGCCGGAGACCCCTATGTACCAGGCCGGGCTGGGACCCTCCACCCCATGGACACACCCGGAGACCCCCAGGTACCAGGACGGGCTGGGGCCCTCCGCCCCATGGACACAGTCGGAGACCCCCATGTATCAGGCTGGGCTGGGACCCTGTGCCCCATGGACAGAGCCGCAGACCACCACGTACCAGGCCGGGCTGGGGCCCTCCGCCCCATGGATGCACCCGGAGACCCCCAGGTACCAGGCTGGGCTGCGGCCTTCCGCCCCCTGGACACAGCCAGAGACCCCCATGTATCAGGCCAGGCTGGGACCCTCCACCCCATGGACACACCCGGAGACCCCCAGGTACCAGGACGGGCTGGGGCCCTCCGCCCCATGGACACAGTCGGAGACCCCCATGTATCAGGCCGGGCTGGGACCCTGTGCCCCATGGACAGAGCCGCAGACCACCACGTACCAGGCCAAGCTGGGACCCTCTGCCCCATGGACACAGCTGGAGACCCCCATGTACCAGGCCGCGCTGGGGCCCTCCGCCCCATGGACACACCTGGAG carries:
- the SLC35G6 gene encoding solute carrier family 35 member G6, with product MKGLLVALLGGGLPAGFVAPFARMAHEASAIPSLEILLVRCLFHLAFACRLRWLRAPLLGPGSARRRLLLHATANVLSVACAYSAFVAVPSANAATVRKGCSTLGSALLGLCLDSRPLSGYDWFGLLGSTLGLLIMVVPDLLSLDPSTRLADAFGYALACLGGVALALGLAIFRALDFPAKLPTAAFAFGALGGLVCAPAMFLLQEPVLPAEPLTWSCTVAVGVLAVASFLCASHAVTLAHPALVCAVLHSEVVVTLAVQYYVLREAVTPFDVMGAGVILGSISIIAAQNVSCHPRVEEGEEG